In Arthrobacter sp. QXT-31, one genomic interval encodes:
- the hpaB gene encoding 4-hydroxyphenylacetate 3-monooxygenase, oxygenase component, producing the protein MGIRTGQQYLDKLNAMSPHIAIDGEVVSGKVAEHPAFRNVARQYAKLFDMQHDQRYQGALTYTSPTTGDLVNASFLVPRIIEDLQHRRRATSTWAEATNGFLGRTGDYMNSALTALGTAGKWFSQADPKFAENISNYYEWARENDLLATHTLIPPQVNRSVSGSEQLGGQLTAHVVEERDGGIVVRGARMLATIAPIADELLVFPSTVLRGTPEDAPYSFAFAIPNDAPGLRYLCRTSLYNGGSVHDEPLASRYEEMDAVAVFDDVFVPGDRIFMLGNPQLCNSFYAETGAGALMTHQVVTRTIAKSEFFLGLASELADSIGIDGFQHIQEDIAELIIDVEIGKALVRASEADAAPNEAGMMLPKWTTLNAARNWYPKVAQRFPQIIRKFSASGLMALPGEADVNGEARADIDLYLQGKTLTGPERVRLFKLAFDASISGFSGRQSLYEYFFFGDPVRMAGALVNTYDREPARARLREFLHRAD; encoded by the coding sequence CCGCAACGTTGCCCGGCAGTACGCGAAGCTGTTCGACATGCAGCACGACCAGCGGTACCAGGGCGCGCTGACCTACACCTCGCCGACCACGGGGGACCTTGTCAATGCGTCCTTCCTGGTGCCCCGGATCATCGAGGACCTGCAGCACCGGCGCCGGGCGACCTCCACGTGGGCCGAGGCGACCAACGGATTCCTCGGCCGCACCGGCGACTACATGAACTCCGCGCTCACTGCCCTTGGCACGGCCGGGAAGTGGTTCTCGCAGGCCGATCCCAAGTTTGCCGAAAATATCAGCAACTACTATGAGTGGGCCCGTGAAAACGACCTGCTGGCAACCCATACGCTGATCCCGCCGCAGGTGAACAGGTCCGTCTCCGGTTCAGAGCAGCTGGGCGGCCAGCTCACGGCGCACGTTGTGGAGGAGCGCGACGGCGGCATTGTGGTCCGCGGCGCCCGCATGCTCGCCACGATCGCGCCCATCGCCGATGAGCTGCTGGTTTTTCCCTCAACGGTGCTGCGCGGCACGCCGGAGGACGCCCCGTATTCCTTTGCGTTCGCCATTCCCAATGACGCGCCCGGGCTCCGGTACCTGTGCCGCACCTCCCTGTACAACGGCGGAAGCGTCCACGACGAACCACTGGCATCCCGCTATGAGGAAATGGACGCCGTGGCCGTCTTTGATGACGTCTTCGTGCCAGGCGACCGCATCTTCATGCTCGGCAACCCGCAGCTGTGCAACTCGTTCTACGCGGAAACCGGCGCCGGTGCCCTCATGACCCACCAGGTTGTCACCCGGACCATCGCCAAGAGTGAGTTCTTCCTTGGCCTGGCCTCCGAACTCGCCGATTCGATCGGCATCGACGGGTTCCAGCACATCCAGGAGGACATCGCCGAACTGATCATAGACGTCGAAATCGGCAAGGCGCTGGTGCGCGCCTCGGAGGCGGACGCCGCACCCAACGAGGCCGGCATGATGCTGCCAAAGTGGACCACGCTCAACGCTGCCCGCAACTGGTATCCGAAGGTGGCGCAGCGTTTCCCGCAGATCATTCGGAAGTTCTCGGCGTCGGGGCTGATGGCCCTGCCCGGTGAAGCGGACGTCAACGGCGAGGCCCGGGCGGACATCGACCTCTACCTGCAGGGGAAGACGCTGACCGGGCCTGAGCGGGTCCGGCTGTTCAAGCTGGCGTTCGACGCCTCAATCTCCGGTTTCTCCGGCCGGCAGTCCCTCTATGAATACTTCTTCTTCGGGGATCCGGTCCGGATGGCGGGGGCGCTGGTCAACACCTATGACCGTGAACCGGCCAGGGCGCGCCTGCGCGAGTTCCTGCACAGGGCTGACTGA